The DNA region TGTTTTTTTCTTAAGGGGTTTTTTTGTGTCACTTTCGACCTCTATGGCTGGCTCTATGGCGGGTTTGTGTAACACACGCCGCAGAATGCCCACCTCCCGGCTGAACAGCTGATGAAGAATCGCGGGCAAGCTTATGGTCGTGCTATCTGCAAAGTTATGCAAACGACGCGCCACTGTCAACCACAAGGGACTCAATGCCAAAGATAAAACCGTCAAAGCAATAATCAACTTCTCCCCAAAGTCAGTAATGATATGGGTCTCATGGCCCACGGTGGAGAGCAAAAAGGCAAATTCTCCAAGTTGCGCTAAGACAACCCCGATCAGAAAAGCTTGTGACCAAGGAAGACGTAACAGATGTAGGATCGTGATGTTGATCGCGGTTTTGCCAATGGTCAAAATGAGCAAAAACAAAAATACTGTTCCCAAATGTTCCCAAATGAAACTAGTATCGAGAAGCAAACCAATAGACAAGAAAAAAGCCATCATCAAAATGCTTTGAATCGGTTTCGTTGTCTCAAGCATGATAAGACGCTCATGGGTGTTGCCCAATACCAAGCCCGCCAAGAAGGCGCCATAAGCTGCGGACAGACCAATCAGCCCAGAGACCGCTGCCGCCGCAAAGCAAAACGTCAAACTCGCGAGGGGTGTTAAATCCTTATCGCCCGAAATTATTTTCGTTAAAGGAATGCGAACCCGTTGTTTGCGGCTTAAATAAACAATCAATCCCGCAATCAACCCAATCGATAAAACAATTTTAAAAATGAGACTTGGGTCATGCCACGGCTTGTCCAAATTGCGCAAAATAAGGATCATAGGCACGATGGCTAAGTCTTGAGCAATTAAAACGCCAATGGCCATCTGGCCCGTTTCCGTGCGCATTTCCCCAATGCTTTCCAACATCTTGACGACGACAGCTGTTGATGACAGGGACAAAACGAAACCAAGAAGCAATGACAATCCAAAAGACCATCCAAATATTTTAGAAAGAACCATTGTAATTAAAATGCTGGCCGATACTTGTAAAACCGTACAGAGCGTGCTGACCACCCAAACTTTTTTGAAGGTCCGCAAACTAAGGTCCATCCCCACCACAAACAGAAGAAGCAAAACACCAAGCTCGGCCAAAAGCCCGACTTGTTCGCGAGACTGAATGAGGCCCATCCCAGAAGGACCTAGCAAAATTCCTGCTAAAATATACCCCAAAATCGGGGGTTGTTTAAGACGCGCAAGGCCAAGACCGCCCGCAAGAGCCGCCACAATTACAAGCGTGATTTCTGTTAATTGAATATCGTATTCCATGATAAAAAGCGTAACACATGAGAGGTGTTTTTGACAAACTTATATACTAGAGAATAAATACCTTAAAATTTAAACCAATCCATTTCGCAACCCATCGCACGAATCTGACCGGTATAGAGAGAAAAGCATCTAGGGAGTGCCCATCAACATGCAAACACCGAACGTGACGTAAGATTTATCTTATGGTGTCAATTTCCCTGCACC from Alphaproteobacteria bacterium includes:
- a CDS encoding cation:proton antiporter, with protein sequence MEYDIQLTEITLVIVAALAGGLGLARLKQPPILGYILAGILLGPSGMGLIQSREQVGLLAELGVLLLLFVVGMDLSLRTFKKVWVVSTLCTVLQVSASILITMVLSKIFGWSFGLSLLLGFVLSLSSTAVVVKMLESIGEMRTETGQMAIGVLIAQDLAIVPMILILRNLDKPWHDPSLIFKIVLSIGLIAGLIVYLSRKQRVRIPLTKIISGDKDLTPLASLTFCFAAAAVSGLIGLSAAYGAFLAGLVLGNTHERLIMLETTKPIQSILMMAFFLSIGLLLDTSFIWEHLGTVFLFLLILTIGKTAINITILHLLRLPWSQAFLIGVVLAQLGEFAFLLSTVGHETHIITDFGEKLIIALTVLSLALSPLWLTVARRLHNFADSTTISLPAILHQLFSREVGILRRVLHKPAIEPAIEVESDTKKPLKKKTTHPKP